The following are encoded together in the Anabrus simplex isolate iqAnaSimp1 chromosome 5, ASM4041472v1, whole genome shotgun sequence genome:
- the PIG-V gene encoding GPI mannosyltransferase 2 — MLTLRDKVWWFALSSRLFVVTASSAFNFLLPDHAADAFVSPHSIDKQEESFGDVVVRLLFGGLIRWDAQYFMHIALYGYTYENCLAFFPLFPLVVRLLAGILSFILYIFFSQYSIYVLSAVLINVVCFVKSAVVLHDLSLQVLKDSHLAYIAALFYCINPASIFFTAPYSETLFALLSFYGMLMCSKGLIMNCGIPFGLAATARSNGIVNIGFICYYEVKRIINFVVPRLLKETGELRVPFLLMIPMLVVAVVVNLFPCVVAVVLALMPFIGFQAYSYYKFCVPHSHNLPTFLVTYADTHGLILPGSNLSTPKTHWCKAQLPLSYSYIQDHYWDVGFLKYYEWKQIPNFLLAFPVIFIVFVYSYRFLKYNLNVCLTLGLTNQKLDKRRIEDFIFSTDTFVYVAHVVFLTIFSVLFINIQVTTRLISSASPVLYWFVASLYTVENSGASQSLRKHLTKREYVEHLDNMYIPWKTVVITHLAEQKKARLVQYYFLTYFLLGTAMFSNFYPWT; from the coding sequence ATGTTGACCTTGAGAGACAAAGTCTGGTGGTTTGCTCTCTCATCACGACTGTTTGTAGTCACTGCCTCATCTGCATTTAATTTCCTCCTACCGGATCATGCTGCTGATGCTTTCGTTAGTCCACATAGCATCGACAAGCAAGAGGAAAGTTTTGGTGATGTCGTTGTAAGACTTCTGTTTGGCGGCTTGATTCGCTGGGATGCACAGTATTTCATGCACATTGCGCTATATGGGTACACTTATgaaaactgtctagctttctttcCTCTTTTCCCACTGGTTGTTAGATTACTGGCTGGTATATTGTCCTTCATTCTGTATATATTTTTCAGTCAGTATTCTATCTATGTTCTCAGTGCAGTTCTCATCAATGTTGTTTGCTTTGTCAAATCAGCTGTTGTCTTACATGATTTAAGCCTTCAAGTCTTGAAAGACTCACACCTAGCTTATATAGCTGCATTATTCTACTGTATCAACCCTGCAAGTATATTTTTCACTGCACCTTATTCAGAAACATTGTTTGCCTTACTCTCTTTTTATGGTATGCTCATGTGTTCCAAAGGTCTTATCATGAATTGTGGGATACCTTTTGGACTTGCAGCTACAGCGAGATCAAACGGAATTGTTAATATTGGATTCATATGTTATTATGAAGTGAAACGGATTATCAATTTTGTTGTGCCACGTTTACTTAAAGAAACTGGTGAGTTAAGGGTTCCCTTCCTATTGATGATACCTATGTTAGTAGTAGCTGTAGTGGTTAATCTCTTTCCATGTGTGGTAGCTGTTGTCCTTGCTCTGATGCCATTTATTGGCTTCCAGGCATACAGCTACTACAAGTTTTGTGTCCCTCATTCCCACAATCTACCAACATTCCTTGTGACATATGCTGACACTCATGGTCTGATACTCCCTGGATCAAACTTGTCTACTCCTAAAACACACTGGTGCAAGGCGCAGCTGCCGCTGTCATACTCTTACATCCAAGACCATTACTGGGATGTAGGCTTTCTCAAATATTATGAATGGAAACAGATCCCCAACTTCTTACTGGCTTTTCCAGTAATTTTCATAGTGTTTGTCTATTCATACAGGTTCCTAAAATATAATTTGAATGTTTGTTTGACTCTTGGGCTCACAAATCAAAAGTTGGACAAAAGAAGAATTGAGGATTTCATATTTTCAACAGATACTTTTGTATATGTAGCCCATGTTGTATTTTTAACCATTTTTTCTGTTCTCTTCATTAACATTCAAGTGACAACACGCTTGATCTCATCTGCCTCTCCAGTTCTCTATTGGTTTGTAGCATCCTTATACACTGTAGAGAATTCAGGTGCATCACAAAGCTTGAGGAAACACTTGACCAAAAGAGAATATGTTGAGCATCTGGACAATATGTACATTCCTTGGAAAACTGTTGTTATTACTCATTTGGCAGAGCAAAAAAAGGCTAGACTTGTGCAGTATTATTTTCTGACGTACTTCCTGCTTGGAACAGCAATGTTCAGCAACTTTTATCCGTGGACTTGA